A window of the Cystobacter fuscus genome harbors these coding sequences:
- a CDS encoding flagellar motor protein MotB, translating into MILRWVVPLAVLLLAGVGEAQSPPTLPTFELQRLHLEPSGLGSLVVGTGRTLAPGVVRVSLQGHYEHLPLNFLRTWDPGVNTSGLVENKFSGHVAAAVGVLPWLQFGAHLTYIVGQRGQRFMDLTPPEGGGLDEPWLVVRAALWRMSEGAPVNVAAELASALPVGRTELLGRDRYALAPRLQAGFVGEGFQVGGEVGALLRPRYDLSPLTRREHDVMGSELRLGATVTSRGQNDTATRPEVSVLLNVPLQGGRTSAEVLIGVRKHLGPGVALYFLGGPGLGSAIDMPSLRLLAGAAFATGEAD; encoded by the coding sequence GTGATCCTCCGATGGGTTGTACCGCTCGCCGTCCTGCTCCTCGCTGGCGTGGGCGAGGCCCAATCACCCCCCACCCTGCCCACCTTCGAGCTGCAACGCCTGCACCTGGAGCCCTCCGGACTGGGCTCGCTCGTGGTGGGCACGGGCCGCACGCTGGCGCCCGGCGTCGTGCGGGTGTCACTCCAGGGCCACTACGAGCACCTCCCGCTGAACTTCCTGCGCACCTGGGATCCGGGCGTCAACACGTCTGGGCTGGTGGAGAACAAGTTCTCCGGGCATGTCGCCGCGGCCGTGGGAGTGCTGCCCTGGCTGCAGTTCGGCGCGCATCTGACCTACATCGTCGGCCAGCGCGGACAGCGCTTCATGGACCTGACACCGCCCGAGGGAGGAGGCCTCGACGAGCCCTGGCTGGTGGTGCGCGCGGCGCTGTGGCGCATGAGCGAGGGGGCTCCGGTGAACGTGGCGGCGGAGCTCGCGTCCGCGCTGCCCGTGGGACGGACGGAGCTGCTCGGCCGGGACCGCTACGCGCTGGCGCCCCGGCTCCAGGCCGGATTCGTGGGCGAGGGCTTCCAGGTGGGCGGCGAGGTGGGTGCCCTGCTGCGCCCCCGGTATGACCTGTCTCCCCTCACCCGCCGGGAGCACGACGTGATGGGCAGCGAGCTGCGCCTGGGTGCCACCGTCACCTCGCGAGGACAGAACGACACCGCCACCCGGCCCGAGGTGAGCGTGCTCCTCAACGTGCCGCTCCAGGGCGGGCGGACCAGCGCCGAGGTGCTCATCGGCGTGCGCAAGCACCTCGGGCCGGGCGTGGCGCTCTACTTCCTGGGCGGCCCCGGACTGGGCAGCGCCATCGACATGCCCTCCCTGCGGCTGCTGGCGGGCGCCGCCTTCGCCACGGGCGAGGCCGACTGA
- a CDS encoding chemotaxis protein CheW encodes MAGEPDEALLRRRAARYAARGAPEVLEVVEHLCFSRGTGQYALPLESLREVRPRGHVARVPGASPVVVGIFQFRGELLSAHDLAGWWAPEPVARSLGEWLVVVEHRGARLGLVADAVEGIERREAGQLVAVPVLLGERGVCFRGVLGAQRLLIEPERLFSTPAFFRAF; translated from the coding sequence ATGGCGGGTGAGCCGGACGAGGCGCTGCTGCGCCGGCGCGCTGCCCGGTACGCGGCGCGCGGCGCGCCCGAGGTGCTCGAGGTGGTCGAGCACCTGTGTTTCAGCCGGGGCACGGGCCAGTACGCGCTCCCCCTGGAGAGCTTGCGCGAGGTGCGGCCGCGGGGCCATGTCGCGCGTGTGCCCGGGGCCTCGCCCGTGGTGGTGGGTATCTTCCAATTCCGGGGCGAGCTGCTCAGCGCGCATGACCTGGCGGGCTGGTGGGCGCCGGAGCCGGTTGCTCGCTCGCTCGGGGAATGGCTGGTGGTGGTGGAGCACCGGGGGGCGCGTCTGGGGCTGGTGGCCGACGCCGTGGAGGGGATCGAGCGGCGGGAGGCCGGGCAGCTTGTCGCCGTGCCGGTGCTGCTCGGGGAGCGCGGGGTGTGCTTTCGTGGAGTGCTTGGCGCCCAGCGCTTGCTCATCGAGCCCGAACGGCTCTTCTCCACGCCCGCCTTCTTCCGGGCCTTCTAG
- a CDS encoding response regulator, with product MARILVIDDSPTVALSMSRLLMDDGHVVETVDTVSELTGYLSSMRPDLILLDLQMPSLPGVEWAAFMRRVQQRRLSLIIHSCLPWQEMEAAAQQVGAVGIIPKGASSDAARCIINSALRRTARALG from the coding sequence ATGGCCCGCATTCTCGTCATCGATGACAGTCCCACGGTCGCCTTGTCGATGTCCCGGCTCCTCATGGACGACGGGCATGTCGTGGAGACGGTCGACACCGTGTCGGAGCTGACGGGATACCTGAGCAGCATGCGGCCGGATCTCATCCTCCTGGACTTGCAGATGCCGAGCCTGCCCGGGGTGGAGTGGGCGGCGTTCATGCGCCGCGTCCAGCAGCGGCGCCTGTCCCTCATCATCCACTCCTGCCTGCCGTGGCAGGAGATGGAGGCCGCGGCGCAGCAGGTGGGCGCGGTGGGCATCATCCCCAAGGGCGCCTCCTCGGACGCCGCGCGCTGCATCATCAACAGCGCGTTGCGCCGCACGGCCAGGGCGCTGGGATGA
- a CDS encoding YecA family protein yields the protein MESGSGEREPPGERVESLIRVLEEGSDDAALVSAARRLLRRRAPEALVPLVRWLTRAESGTELYELLIAGLKDWGPAVVPATLAVLESMGEGEARFELLHVLAHCGARDERIYTALLALLEEEPFLGAVNLSAYGDPRALELLSGALDAYALEEDVADVFAQQTVLELGFAIQELGGTLTRSQRAKFEAAWRLREEWCETIDRWRGSRPGRNEPCWCGSGVKYKKCHLGEDRGRLP from the coding sequence ATGGAGAGCGGTAGCGGTGAGCGGGAGCCGCCCGGCGAGCGCGTGGAGTCGCTCATCCGGGTCCTGGAGGAGGGGTCCGACGACGCGGCGCTCGTCTCCGCGGCGCGGCGGCTCTTGCGGCGGCGGGCCCCCGAGGCCCTGGTTCCCCTGGTGCGGTGGCTCACGCGCGCCGAGTCCGGGACGGAGCTGTACGAGCTGCTCATCGCGGGACTGAAGGACTGGGGGCCCGCGGTGGTGCCCGCCACGCTGGCGGTGCTGGAGTCCATGGGAGAGGGGGAGGCTCGTTTCGAGCTGCTCCATGTGCTGGCGCATTGCGGCGCGCGGGACGAGCGCATCTACACGGCGCTGCTGGCGCTGCTCGAGGAGGAGCCCTTCCTGGGGGCGGTCAACCTGTCGGCCTATGGCGATCCACGCGCGCTCGAGCTGCTGAGTGGGGCGCTGGACGCGTACGCGCTGGAGGAGGACGTGGCGGACGTGTTCGCCCAGCAGACGGTGCTCGAGCTGGGGTTCGCCATCCAGGAACTGGGGGGAACGCTGACGCGGTCGCAGCGGGCGAAGTTCGAGGCCGCGTGGCGCCTGCGCGAGGAGTGGTGCGAGACGATCGATCGCTGGCGTGGGAGCAGGCCCGGGCGCAACGAGCCCTGCTGGTGTGGCAGCGGGGTGAAGTACAAGAAATGCCACCTGGGCGAGGACCGTGGACGGTTGCCGTGA
- a CDS encoding globin-coupled sensor protein: MAPLPPSHDGRLGSSADELERRRRVLGFSDDDARRLAELRPVAESSNDAIIERFYAHLMSHAEMRAHFQSEAHIAALKRAQSQYFLELFQGRYDPAYVEDRLRVGRAHERIGLGPMWYVGSYSQYLCALIPIVLGRGQPGNEELSETLQSLVKIICLDMSLAIDTYIEAMTDRESIQVGRFVSALESLSVSLSSSSGEILDAASRQTSAAQQQASAVAQVTSTLSELRLTSMQALEKAEAVITVSERSIESSRLGSQAVEACIQGMREIREQVEAIADKTLSLSEQTQQIGEIIASVNEIAEQSKLLALNAAIEAARAGEHGRGFAVVATEIRSLADQSKQATAQVRKLLGSIQSATNSAVVASEAGTRKVEAGVELANRAGQSIQQLGGTIEESSAAARLIASAARQQTAGVQQVSEAMEDISDAMNSTLTSLGQTETSANQLNDLTRSVNQLVDSFSRPKVPKSAEYRMA; this comes from the coding sequence ATGGCTCCCCTTCCCCCTTCCCATGATGGCCGTCTGGGCTCCTCCGCGGATGAACTCGAGCGGCGCAGGCGCGTGCTGGGCTTCTCGGACGATGATGCCCGGCGCCTGGCGGAGCTGCGCCCCGTGGCCGAGTCGAGCAACGACGCCATCATCGAGCGCTTCTACGCGCACCTCATGTCGCACGCCGAGATGCGCGCGCACTTCCAGAGCGAGGCGCACATCGCGGCCCTCAAGCGCGCCCAGTCCCAGTACTTCCTGGAGCTCTTCCAGGGCAGGTACGACCCGGCCTATGTGGAGGACCGGCTGCGCGTGGGCAGGGCGCACGAGCGCATCGGCCTGGGGCCCATGTGGTACGTGGGCTCCTACAGCCAGTACCTCTGCGCGCTCATCCCCATCGTGCTGGGGCGGGGCCAGCCGGGCAACGAGGAGCTGTCCGAGACGCTCCAGTCCCTGGTGAAGATCATCTGCCTGGACATGTCGCTCGCCATCGACACCTATATCGAGGCGATGACGGACCGGGAGTCCATCCAGGTGGGCCGCTTCGTGAGCGCGCTGGAGAGCCTGTCCGTGAGCCTGTCGTCCTCCTCGGGGGAGATCCTCGATGCCGCGTCCCGGCAGACCAGCGCCGCGCAGCAGCAGGCGAGCGCCGTGGCCCAGGTGACGAGCACCCTGAGCGAGCTGCGCCTCACGTCGATGCAGGCCCTGGAGAAGGCCGAGGCCGTCATCACCGTGTCCGAGCGCTCCATCGAGTCCTCGCGCCTGGGCAGCCAGGCGGTGGAGGCGTGCATCCAGGGCATGCGGGAGATCCGCGAGCAGGTGGAGGCCATCGCGGACAAGACCCTCTCCTTGAGCGAGCAGACGCAGCAGATCGGGGAGATCATCGCCTCGGTCAACGAGATCGCCGAGCAGTCCAAGCTCCTGGCGCTCAACGCCGCCATCGAGGCGGCGCGCGCGGGCGAGCATGGCCGGGGCTTCGCGGTGGTGGCCACGGAGATCCGCAGCCTGGCGGATCAGTCCAAGCAGGCCACGGCGCAGGTGCGCAAGCTCCTGGGCAGCATCCAGTCGGCGACGAACTCGGCGGTGGTGGCCTCCGAGGCGGGCACGCGCAAGGTGGAGGCCGGGGTGGAGCTGGCCAACCGCGCGGGCCAGAGCATCCAGCAGCTCGGGGGCACCATCGAGGAGTCCTCGGCGGCCGCGCGCCTCATCGCCAGCGCCGCGCGCCAGCAGACCGCCGGCGTGCAGCAGGTGTCCGAGGCGATGGAGGACATCAGCGACGCGATGAACAGCACGCTCACGAGTCTCGGCCAGACGGAGACGTCGGCCAACCAGCTCAATGACCTGACCCGGAGCGTCAACCAGCTCGTGGATTCCTTCTCTCGGCCCAAGGTGCCCAAGTCCGCCGAGTACCGGATGGCGTGA
- a CDS encoding response regulator: MQREQEGARVRGRVMIVDDDVMVSSALRRTLAREHDVEVVTSSRQALELLSGPKGGEVDVVLCDLMMPDLTGMELHAELSVKAPGVARRMVFVTGGAFTPAARAFMDQVKNARVDKPFDSQQLREQVREWVVKARTMEPGQAA; encoded by the coding sequence ATGCAACGAGAGCAGGAGGGTGCACGCGTGCGTGGCCGGGTAATGATCGTGGATGACGATGTGATGGTGAGTTCGGCGCTGCGCCGGACGCTGGCACGCGAGCATGACGTGGAGGTGGTGACGAGCTCACGTCAGGCCCTGGAGTTGCTGTCCGGCCCCAAGGGCGGCGAGGTGGACGTCGTCCTGTGCGACCTGATGATGCCGGACCTGACGGGCATGGAGCTGCACGCGGAGCTGTCCGTGAAGGCGCCGGGCGTGGCGCGTCGGATGGTGTTCGTCACCGGTGGGGCCTTCACGCCCGCGGCGCGCGCCTTCATGGATCAGGTGAAGAACGCGCGGGTGGACAAGCCCTTCGACTCGCAGCAACTGCGCGAGCAGGTGCGCGAGTGGGTGGTCAAGGCGCGCACGATGGAGCCCGGTCAGGCGGCGTGA
- a CDS encoding chemotaxis protein CheB, which translates to MKLLLVEDSRSVVAFLEQLLRREPDIELLPPVDNGRDAVEAVRRWKPQLVLMDLVLPGGMGGEEAIAAIMATAPCPIVVLSGQLDTRGRDRTFESLSAGAVDVLAKPMLSGLEEVQAFRERLLRTVRTMAHARVVGRGRLSRRVPVVRASSVATPVVHRPCSLLAIGGSTGAPPLVYELLRMLPAPAPFPVVISQHIVQGFEPGFAQWLSGTGHRTVVARGGEWLEPGAVYVSPADRDMVVRAGKLRTQPARGVAIPSVNVLLESVASFYGDRAVGLLLTGMGVDGAEGLLAMRQAGALTVAQDGASCVVDGMPGAARALGAAVQTLTPSGMCALVVALARMSPRS; encoded by the coding sequence TTGAAGCTGCTGTTGGTTGAGGATTCGCGCTCCGTCGTCGCCTTCCTCGAGCAGCTCCTTCGCCGGGAGCCGGACATCGAGCTGTTGCCGCCCGTGGACAATGGGCGCGACGCGGTGGAGGCGGTGCGGCGCTGGAAGCCGCAGCTGGTGCTGATGGACCTGGTGCTGCCCGGGGGCATGGGGGGCGAGGAGGCCATCGCCGCCATCATGGCCACGGCGCCCTGTCCCATCGTGGTGCTCAGTGGGCAGTTGGACACGCGCGGCCGGGACCGGACCTTCGAGTCGCTGAGCGCGGGGGCGGTGGACGTGCTGGCCAAGCCGATGCTGAGCGGGCTGGAGGAGGTGCAGGCCTTCCGCGAGCGGCTGTTGCGCACGGTGCGCACGATGGCGCACGCGCGGGTGGTGGGACGGGGGCGGCTGTCGCGGCGCGTGCCGGTGGTGCGCGCGTCGTCCGTGGCCACACCGGTGGTGCACCGGCCCTGCTCGCTGCTGGCGATTGGTGGCTCCACGGGCGCGCCGCCGTTGGTGTACGAGCTGTTGCGCATGTTGCCGGCCCCGGCGCCCTTCCCGGTGGTGATTTCCCAGCACATCGTCCAGGGCTTCGAGCCGGGCTTCGCCCAGTGGCTGTCGGGCACGGGGCACCGCACGGTGGTGGCGCGGGGTGGCGAGTGGCTGGAGCCGGGCGCGGTGTACGTGTCCCCGGCGGACCGGGACATGGTGGTGCGGGCGGGGAAGCTGCGGACCCAGCCGGCCAGGGGGGTGGCGATCCCCTCGGTGAACGTGCTCCTGGAGAGCGTGGCGAGCTTCTATGGAGACCGGGCGGTGGGGTTGTTGCTCACGGGCATGGGGGTGGACGGCGCCGAGGGCCTGCTTGCGATGCGTCAGGCGGGGGCGCTGACGGTGGCGCAGGACGGGGCGAGCTGTGTGGTGGACGGCATGCCCGGCGCGGCGAGGGCGCTCGGGGCGGCGGTCCAGACGCTCACGCCCTCGGGCATGTGCGCCCTGGTGGTCGCGCTCGCGCGCATGTCCCCGAGGAGCTGA
- a CDS encoding chemotaxis protein CheW, which yields MNQPLVRVSTGSRRWLVRVEDLQEVVPMMTLSRVEGQEGGCRGVLNLRGELVPVFDGNGPEAPLEPSRLILVLREAGGTRVGLIVDEAHEVLFLPEQALAPRPVGGGRTRRMALVGEEVFSVLEPGEVAAHGG from the coding sequence ATGAACCAGCCGCTCGTGCGTGTCTCCACCGGGAGCCGGCGGTGGCTCGTGCGGGTGGAAGATCTGCAGGAGGTGGTTCCGATGATGACCCTGTCCCGGGTGGAGGGGCAGGAGGGTGGGTGCCGGGGCGTGCTCAACCTGCGCGGCGAGCTGGTTCCCGTCTTCGATGGCAACGGGCCCGAGGCCCCCCTGGAGCCCTCGCGGCTCATCCTCGTGCTGCGCGAGGCCGGAGGTACGCGGGTGGGGCTCATCGTGGACGAGGCCCACGAGGTGCTCTTCCTTCCCGAGCAGGCGCTCGCGCCGCGCCCGGTGGGGGGAGGCCGGACGCGGCGGATGGCGCTGGTGGGGGAGGAAGTCTTCAGCGTGCTGGAGCCCGGCGAGGTGGCGGCGCATGGCGGGTGA
- a CDS encoding NAD(P)/FAD-dependent oxidoreductase: MVSTLGAMDHKDQHHVVIVGAGFGGLQAARKLQKAPVKVTVVDRYNHHLFQPLLYQVATAVLSPADISAPIRSILRGRNTQVLLAEARSVDAARKVLVCDGGEVPYDTLVLATGATHSYFNHPEWANVAPGLKTLNDAVAIRERVLLSLEAAERETDPSLQAEWLTFVIIGGGPTGVELAGAISYMLRHSLPRDFRRIDTTKARVLLLEGLPRVLTQYPEPLSEKARKDLEKLGVEVHTGSMVTGVDERGVSVGEQRIPARTVLWGAGVAASKLVRSLDVPLDKAGRVKVDATLTVPGHEDIFVLGDVASLVQDGKPVPGIAPAAMQMGRHVARNIRLRLEGKPLRPFHYADKGSFAVIGRGYAVGLVFNKLKMSGLPAWMMWAGIHIAYLVGFRNRLAVMLNWAFTFLTRGRDVRLITGAYAPHLPPFSKNAEPPALPLPEAAPPPPAHDAGASPVH; this comes from the coding sequence ATGGTCTCCACTCTTGGGGCCATGGACCACAAGGATCAGCATCACGTCGTCATCGTCGGGGCGGGCTTCGGGGGACTCCAGGCCGCGCGCAAGCTGCAGAAGGCCCCCGTCAAGGTGACGGTGGTGGATCGCTACAACCACCACCTCTTCCAGCCACTGCTCTACCAGGTGGCGACCGCCGTGCTCAGCCCCGCGGACATCTCCGCGCCCATCCGCAGCATCCTGCGCGGTCGCAACACCCAGGTGCTGCTGGCCGAGGCGCGCTCGGTGGACGCGGCGCGCAAGGTGCTCGTGTGCGACGGCGGCGAGGTGCCCTATGACACGCTGGTGCTCGCCACGGGCGCCACGCACTCGTACTTCAACCACCCCGAGTGGGCCAACGTCGCCCCGGGCCTCAAGACGCTCAACGACGCGGTGGCCATCCGCGAGCGCGTCCTCTTGTCGCTCGAGGCCGCCGAGCGCGAGACGGATCCCTCGCTCCAGGCCGAGTGGCTCACCTTCGTCATCATCGGCGGTGGCCCCACGGGCGTGGAGCTGGCGGGAGCCATCTCGTACATGCTGCGCCACTCGCTGCCCCGCGACTTCCGCCGCATCGACACCACCAAGGCCCGCGTGCTGCTCCTGGAGGGCCTGCCGCGCGTGCTCACCCAGTACCCCGAGCCGCTCTCGGAGAAGGCGCGCAAGGATTTGGAGAAGCTGGGCGTGGAGGTGCACACCGGCTCCATGGTGACGGGCGTGGACGAGCGGGGCGTGAGCGTGGGCGAGCAGCGCATTCCCGCGCGCACGGTGCTCTGGGGCGCGGGCGTGGCGGCCTCGAAGCTCGTGCGCTCGCTCGACGTGCCGCTCGACAAGGCGGGCCGCGTGAAGGTGGATGCCACGCTCACGGTGCCCGGCCACGAGGACATCTTCGTGCTGGGGGACGTGGCGTCGCTCGTGCAGGACGGCAAGCCCGTGCCGGGCATCGCCCCGGCGGCCATGCAGATGGGCCGGCACGTGGCGAGGAACATCCGCCTGCGCCTCGAGGGCAAGCCCCTGCGACCCTTCCACTACGCGGACAAGGGCAGCTTCGCCGTCATCGGCCGGGGCTACGCCGTGGGCCTCGTCTTCAACAAGCTGAAGATGAGCGGCCTGCCGGCGTGGATGATGTGGGCCGGCATCCACATCGCCTACCTCGTGGGCTTCCGCAACCGCCTGGCGGTGATGCTCAACTGGGCCTTCACCTTCCTCACCCGGGGGCGCGACGTGCGGCTCATCACCGGCGCGTACGCGCCGCACCTGCCACCGTTCTCCAAGAACGCCGAGCCTCCCGCGCTCCCGCTCCCCGAGGCGGCGCCCCCTCCACCCGCGCACGACGCGGGGGCTTCTCCCGTTCACTGA
- a CDS encoding hybrid sensor histidine kinase/response regulator: MSFATEARDLLRQVERALHGLAGGDASEREPRCRDMLRGLHTLKGAAAASRHEEVARATHALEDLVHGVQAGRVTLEGVGLEGLFSGLERVYEALAPEPAAAGAVALVPGMAFVAGSPGSEVEEFLRVPPARVDALQALVGELVLGRLRQDALARRLVEARDQLGEAMDRWRELGARLEPCKRTLPRAQWAGLKAARDACSPAMRGAWQALSAVAREAPALLAHEAGVDAALEEGIRELRLMPLQPFLEESARGAREAARACGKEVRLEVRAGGAEVDRVVLMRLREVLLHLVRNAVVHGVETPERRREVGKPEVGTLTLEAYCEGARAFVRVADDGAGVDVERVVRRARETGWSGEAGALDAEGLLALLSLPGFSTRDEVDALSGRGVGLDVVMSTLRELEGSLRLEYVPGRGTAFLLEVPVSTSTHRGLVVRVGEDCFGVLLQHVERVLRVGASDVGSLEGHATVRVGGEPVSLVALSALLGLEGDEGTPRRTGVVVRQGRQRLVLLVDDVPGEERLFIRPLGAAFTGASLVLGGAPRPDGSVLPVLQVSALFARAAQGAGEGSASACLVPRAVPEPCAVLVVDDSPTLRTLLRNVLKAAGFPVEVAHDGLAAIEVWRQREFGLVVTDLEMPRLDGVELCRFVRRSERPRTPVLLITSQGGPEERRRARDVGVDAYVVKGEFEQASFLGLVRKLTNTGEHRVEAAVG; encoded by the coding sequence ATGTCCTTCGCCACCGAAGCGAGGGATCTGCTGCGCCAGGTGGAGCGGGCCCTGCACGGGCTCGCCGGAGGAGATGCGTCCGAGCGCGAGCCTCGCTGTCGGGACATGCTGCGCGGACTGCACACCCTCAAGGGCGCGGCGGCGGCCTCGCGCCATGAGGAGGTGGCGCGTGCCACCCATGCGCTGGAGGACCTGGTGCACGGGGTCCAGGCGGGCCGCGTCACGTTGGAAGGGGTGGGGCTGGAGGGGCTCTTCTCGGGCCTCGAGCGCGTCTACGAGGCGCTCGCGCCGGAGCCCGCGGCGGCGGGGGCCGTGGCGCTGGTACCGGGCATGGCCTTCGTCGCGGGGTCGCCGGGGAGCGAGGTGGAGGAGTTCCTGCGGGTGCCACCCGCGCGGGTGGACGCGTTGCAGGCGCTGGTGGGGGAGCTGGTGCTCGGCCGGCTGCGGCAGGACGCGCTGGCGCGGCGGCTCGTGGAGGCGAGAGATCAGTTGGGTGAGGCGATGGACCGGTGGCGCGAGCTGGGGGCCCGGCTGGAGCCGTGCAAGCGCACGCTGCCGAGGGCACAGTGGGCCGGACTGAAGGCGGCGCGGGACGCGTGTAGCCCGGCGATGAGGGGGGCGTGGCAGGCGCTCTCGGCGGTGGCGCGCGAGGCGCCGGCGCTGCTGGCGCACGAGGCGGGGGTGGACGCGGCGCTGGAGGAGGGGATTCGCGAGCTGCGATTGATGCCCTTGCAGCCCTTCCTGGAGGAATCGGCGCGGGGGGCGCGCGAGGCGGCGCGAGCGTGTGGCAAGGAGGTGCGGCTGGAGGTGCGCGCGGGCGGGGCGGAGGTGGACCGGGTGGTGTTGATGCGGCTGCGCGAGGTGCTGTTGCACCTGGTGCGCAACGCGGTGGTGCATGGGGTGGAGACGCCCGAGCGGCGGCGCGAGGTGGGCAAGCCGGAGGTGGGCACCCTCACGCTGGAGGCGTACTGCGAGGGGGCGCGGGCCTTCGTGCGCGTGGCGGACGATGGGGCGGGAGTGGACGTGGAGCGCGTGGTGCGGCGCGCGCGCGAGACGGGGTGGAGCGGGGAGGCGGGAGCGCTCGATGCCGAGGGGCTGCTCGCGCTGCTGAGCCTGCCGGGCTTCTCCACGCGTGACGAGGTGGACGCGCTGTCCGGACGGGGCGTGGGGCTGGACGTGGTGATGAGCACCCTGCGCGAGCTGGAGGGCTCGCTGCGCCTGGAGTACGTGCCGGGCAGGGGAACGGCCTTCCTGCTGGAGGTGCCGGTGTCCACCTCCACGCACCGGGGGCTGGTGGTGCGCGTGGGGGAGGACTGCTTCGGCGTGTTGCTGCAGCACGTGGAGCGCGTGTTGCGGGTGGGCGCCAGCGACGTGGGGAGCCTGGAGGGCCATGCCACGGTGCGGGTGGGGGGGGAGCCGGTGTCGCTGGTGGCCCTGTCCGCGCTGTTGGGCCTGGAGGGCGACGAGGGCACGCCCCGGCGCACGGGCGTGGTGGTGCGCCAGGGAAGGCAGCGGCTGGTGCTGCTGGTGGACGACGTGCCGGGCGAGGAGCGCTTGTTCATCAGGCCGCTTGGAGCCGCGTTCACCGGGGCCTCGCTGGTGCTCGGGGGGGCGCCGCGGCCGGATGGCTCGGTGCTGCCGGTGCTCCAGGTGTCGGCCCTGTTCGCGCGCGCGGCCCAGGGGGCCGGGGAGGGGAGCGCCTCCGCCTGTCTGGTGCCTCGCGCGGTGCCCGAGCCGTGCGCGGTGCTGGTGGTGGATGACTCTCCCACCCTGCGGACGTTATTGCGCAACGTGTTAAAAGCCGCCGGCTTCCCCGTGGAGGTGGCGCACGATGGCCTGGCGGCGATCGAGGTGTGGCGCCAGCGGGAGTTCGGCCTGGTGGTGACGGACCTGGAGATGCCACGCCTGGACGGGGTGGAGCTGTGCCGCTTCGTGCGACGCTCGGAACGACCCCGGACGCCCGTGCTGCTGATAACCTCGCAGGGCGGCCCCGAGGAGCGGCGTCGGGCGCGGGACGTGGGTGTGGACGCATACGTGGTAAAAGGTGAATTCGAGCAGGCCTCGTTCCTGGGGCTCGTGCGGAAGCTGACGAACACGGGAGAGCACCGCGTTGAAGCTGCTGTTGGTTGA
- a CDS encoding B-box zinc finger protein, translating into MGTFRVQVEVSESRGAAMVVARAFQLPLEEARRLLGEPRVLPRDLDEAEAGRLVEALRRQGVTCAPVPVVGRASAVCGSHPSLSAELPCEECRALVCVLCRGAEGRGLCAGCSARRARRTRAKWLRVSVLLGVLVGLVLWGVSRQRSRDRRLTWERPLEVAVVLLSRGEVTPEVRGAWEKGVERLGDWAAREAGRYRVELGRPVRFVLAGPVSGGDFRFEPPEDTGWWARLRQAHRWSTALAAVDEEAGVSSRPWDARIYVVLEDAREDGPRLVEGMAEAGGTMGLVRGVRGDTGLTLELTAVAHEFFHCLGAADAYDAEGHARVPEGLVEPGREPLYPQPAAEVMVGEVPLGEARGRLPESLEEVGVGPATARALRWSW; encoded by the coding sequence ATGGGCACCTTTCGCGTCCAGGTGGAGGTGTCCGAATCGCGAGGCGCGGCGATGGTGGTGGCGCGCGCGTTCCAGCTTCCCCTGGAGGAGGCGCGTCGGCTGCTGGGCGAGCCGCGGGTGCTGCCGAGGGACTTGGACGAGGCCGAGGCGGGACGGCTGGTGGAGGCGCTGCGGCGGCAGGGCGTGACGTGCGCGCCGGTGCCGGTGGTGGGGCGGGCGAGCGCGGTGTGTGGGAGCCACCCCTCGCTGTCCGCGGAGCTGCCGTGCGAGGAGTGTCGCGCCCTGGTGTGCGTGCTGTGCCGGGGGGCGGAGGGACGGGGGCTGTGCGCGGGGTGCTCGGCGCGGCGGGCGCGGCGCACCCGGGCGAAGTGGCTGCGTGTGAGCGTGCTGCTCGGGGTGCTGGTGGGGCTGGTGCTCTGGGGCGTCTCGCGTCAGCGCTCGAGGGACAGGCGCCTCACCTGGGAGCGTCCGCTGGAGGTGGCCGTGGTGCTGCTGTCCCGGGGCGAGGTGACGCCCGAGGTGCGCGGGGCCTGGGAGAAGGGCGTGGAGCGGCTCGGGGACTGGGCCGCGCGCGAGGCGGGCCGCTACCGTGTGGAGCTCGGGCGGCCGGTGCGCTTCGTCCTGGCGGGTCCGGTGAGCGGAGGGGACTTCCGCTTCGAGCCCCCCGAGGACACGGGCTGGTGGGCGCGGCTGCGCCAGGCGCACCGCTGGTCGACGGCGCTGGCGGCGGTGGACGAGGAGGCCGGGGTGTCCTCGCGCCCGTGGGACGCGCGCATCTACGTGGTGCTGGAGGACGCGCGGGAGGACGGGCCCCGGCTCGTGGAGGGGATGGCCGAGGCGGGAGGGACGATGGGACTGGTGCGCGGCGTGCGCGGCGACACCGGGCTCACCCTGGAGCTGACGGCGGTGGCGCACGAGTTCTTCCACTGCCTGGGCGCGGCGGACGCCTACGACGCCGAGGGCCACGCGCGCGTGCCCGAGGGGCTGGTGGAGCCCGGGCGCGAGCCCCTCTACCCCCAGCCGGCCGCCGAGGTGATGGTGGGCGAGGTGCCGCTGGGCGAGGCGCGGGGGCGGCTGCCGGAGTCCCTGGAGGAAGTCGGGGTGGGACCCGCCACGGCCCGGGCGCTGCGCTGGAGCTGGTGA